The sequence below is a genomic window from Labrys wisconsinensis.
AAGGCGGCCGATCTCAGCAAGGCGGCCACGGTGGTCGACGCGGCCAAGGCGATGCTGCCGAAGGCGGTGGCCGAGAACCCGGCGATCTATCCGCCGGCCGACGCGCTGACCAAGGTCGACTTCATCCTCGACATCGGCGAGGCCACGAAGCTCTACCAGGACGGCTGGACCAGGGTGAAGACGGCACAATGAGGCGGGTCCGTCATGCCCGGTGAACAGCCAGGAGCGGCGGGCGGCCGCGCCGCGGTCGAGCTCGTCGCCGTCTCCAAGACCTACGAGGCAGCCGGCGCGCATCCCGTCGTCGACACGCTCAGCCTGACGATCCGGCCGGGCGAGTTCTTCACCTTCCTCGGCCCCTCGGGCTGCGGCAAGACGACGACGCTCAGGATGATCGCCGGCTTCGAGGCGCCGAGCGGCGGCAAGGTCTTGCTGGACGGCCGCGACGTCTCCGGCCTGCCCGCCCATCGGCGCAACGTCAACACGGTGTTCCAGAGCTACGCGCTGTTCCCGCACCTGACCGTCGAGGACAATGTCGGCTTCGGCCTCGCCGTGAAGCGCGTGCCGCGGGCACAGCGCCGCGAGCGCGTGCTCAAGGCGCTCGAGATGGTGCGCATGGCCCATGCCGCCGCGCGCAAGCCGTCCGCCCTCTCCGGCGGCCAGCAGCAGCGGGTGGCGCTGGCGCGCGCCCTGGTCAACGAGCCCTCGGTGCTCCTGCTCGACGAGCCCTTCGGCGCGCTCGACCTGAAGCTGCGGCGGGAGATGCAGCTCGAGGTCAAGGAGATGCAGCGCCGCCTCGGCATCACCTTCGTCTTCGTCACCCACGACCAGGAAGAGGCCCTGACCATGTCGGACCGGATCGCCGTCATGAGCGCCGGCCGCATCCGCCAGGTCGACGACCCCGTCGGCATCTACGAGCGCCCGGCAGACCGCTTCACCGCCGGCTTCATCGGCGAGATGAACATGCTGGCCGCCCGGGTCACCGCCGTCGGGGCGGGCGGGGCCGAGATCGAGGTCGCCGGCGCGACGTTCCGCCTCGCCTGCCCTCCCGGCCTCGCGACCGGCGCCGCGGTCACGCTCGCCATGCGTCCGGAAGGGCTGCTGGTCGGCCGCGCCGACACGGCCGGCGGCGCAATCCTCGCCGGGACCGTGGTCGACGCGATCTATGTCGGCACCGACCGGCGCTATGTCGTGCGCATCGCCTCCGGCGAGACGCTGATCGTCCGCGTGCAGAACACCGCCGCCGGCGGCGGCGCGATCCTGCGCGCCGGCGAGGCGGTGGCGCTCACCTGCCCCCCGGGCGCCGTCCGGCTCCTGCCGGACTGACCCGCCGACCCAACCAGATGCAAGCCCGAGACCGAAGCCCAGGACCCGACATGCCCATCACCTCCTATCGGATCGCCGACGTTCCGGCGCAGATCGACGCCGCGCTCCTGGCCCGCTTCGCCCGGGTCGAGGCGGCGACGATCGGCCACTACCTGCACGACCGCTTCATGCGCAACGACCTGCGGCCGCTGATCGAGGGCGCACGCGTCGCCGGCACGGCGGTGACGGTGTCGATCGCCGGGGCCGATTCGACGCTGCTCTACCACGCCATGGACCGGGTCCGGCCGGGCGACGTCCTGGTGATCGATCGCTGCGGCGACGAGCGGCATGCGCCCTGGGGCGGCTTCATGGCGGCGGTGGCGAAGATCCGCGGTCTCGCCGGCGTGATCGTCGACGGGGCGGTGACCGATCCGGCGGCGATCCGCGAGGCCGGCGTGCCGACCTGGGCGCGGGGAGTTTCGCCGATCACCACCAAGCTCCTCAATCTCGGCGGCGGCTTCAACATCCCGGTCGCCTGCGGCGGCGTCGCGGTCAACCCGGGCGACGCCGTGCTGGCGGACGATTGCGGCATCGTCGTGCTGCCGCCCGACCAGGTCGCCGGCATCACCGCGGTGGCGCTGGCGGACCAGGAGGACGAGGGCGGCTGGCTCCGGCGCGTCGCCGCCGGCGAGCGCCTGCAGGACCTCGTCGACGTCGCCGACATGATCGCCGAGCGCCGCCGTCTCGACGAGGCCGCCCATGGCTGAGGCACTCGACAGGTTCGCCGTCTGGCTGTCCACGCCGCACCAGGCGATGATGGAGATCGCCCGCGACATCGGCTATCGCCACATCGTGCTCGACATCGAGCACGGGCTGTTCGACCTGGAGGCGACAGACCGCATCGTCGCCCTCGGCAAGGCGCTCGGCCTGACCATGCACGCCAAGGTGCTGGGGCCGGAGGCGATCCCGATCCAGCAGGCACTCGACATGGGCTGCGACAGCGTCATCATCCCGCATGTCGGCGACGTCGACCATGCCCGGCGGGTGACGCTCTCGACCAAATATCCGCCGCTCGGCACCCGCAGCTTCTCCGGCACCCGGCCGGCGCGCTACAACGCGGTCAAGCCCGACTATTACGAGCGCGAGAACGCCGCCACCCGCTGCTATCCCATGGTGGAATCGGCGGCGGCGCTGCGCGATATCGAGGCCATCCTGGCCCTGCCGACGGTCGACGGCGTCTTCGTCGGCCCGAGCGACCTGTCGCTCGACAGCGGCCGCGGCGCCTATCGCAACACCGATGCCGACAAGGCGGACCTCGCCCGCATCGCGGCGGCGGCCAAGGCCGCCGGCAAGCCCTGGATCATGCCGGCCTGGACCCGGGCCGAGCGCGATTTCGCCGGCACGCTCGGCGCCGACCTCCTGGTGGTCGCCGACGAGTTCGGCTCGATCATGACCGGCCTCCTCGACGCGGCCCGCTAACTCCCGAGAAAGCAGATCATCATGTCCGATGCGATCTCCTGCGGCAGCCGCCTGATGCAGCTGCTCAGCGCCTATGGCGTCGACACCGTGTTCGGCATGCCCGGCGTCCACACGCTCGAAGCCTATCGCGGCCTGGAGGCCGCCGGCATCCGCCATGTCGGCGTGCGCCACGAGCAGGGCGCCGGCTTCATGGCCGACGGCTATGCCCGGATGTCGGGCCGCCCCGGCGTCTGCCTGCTGATCAGCGGGCCCGGCGTCACCAACGCCGCGACCCCGATCGGCCAGGCCTATTCCGACAGCGTGCCCATGCTGGTGATCACCAGCGTCGCCGCCAACAAGGACCTCGGCATGGGGCGCGGACGCCTGCACGAGATCACCGACCAGGCGCGGGTGACCGAGCCGCTGACCGCCTTCTCCGCCGTCGCCGGCGACCCGCAGCAGGTGCGCGAACATGTGGCGCGCGCCTTCGCCCTGTTCGAGGCGCGCCGGGCGCGGCCGGTGCACATCTCCATCCCGCTCGACGTGTTCAAGGCGCCGGACGACCAGCCGGTGCGGCGGCGGACGGCGCACCGGCGCGCCGCGCCCGACCCTGAGGCCGTGGAGGCCGCCGCGGCCCTCCTCGCCGGCGCGGCGCGCCCGGTCATCATCGCCGGCGGCGGCAGCCTCGGGGCCTCGGCCGCGCTGGTCGCGCTCGCCGAGCGGACCGGCGCCGCCGTGGTGCCGACCATCGCCGGCAAGGGCGTCATTCCCGACAGCCATCCGCTGGCGCTCGAGGCGACGCTGGACCGCGCCGCGACCCAGGCGCTGATCGCCGCCGCCGACGTCGTCCTGTGCGTCGGCACGGAACTGGCCGAGCCGGACATCTGGCTCGACGGGCCGCTGCCGCTCGGCGGGCCGCTGATCCGCATCGACATCGATCCCGCCGTGCTCGCCCGCGACTATGACGCGGCCGTCGCCCTGGAGGCCGATGCCGGGCTGGCTCTCGCCGCCCTGGTCGAGGCCCTGCCCGAGCGGCCGCGCCCGGGCCCCGACCGGGCAGCCGCGGTCGCCGGCGTGCGCGCGGCGGAGCGGGCGGCGCTGACGCCGCTGGAGCGCAAGCACATCCGCGTGCTCGAGGCGCTGCGGCGGGCGGTGCCGCCGGAGGGCGTGGTCTATTCCGACATGACCCAGCTCGCCTATACCGGCTATGCCTTCTACCCCTGCGAGACGCCGCGCCGCTGGTTCTTCCCCGCCGGCTACGGCACGCTCGGCTATGCCCTCCCCGCGGCGATCGGCGGCCAGATCGCCGCGCCCGGCCGGCCGGTGATGGTGGTCGTCGGCGACGGCGGCTTCCAGTTCACGCTGCAGGAGCTCGGCACCGCGGTCGAGCAGAAGCTGCCGATCCCGATCATCCTGTGGAACAATGACAGCCTCGCCCAGATCCGCGACGGCATGGTCGCCCGCAAGATCCCGACCATCGGCGTCGACCAGCACAACCCGGACTTCCTGAAGCTCGCCGAGGCCTATGGCTGCCGCACCGCCGGCCCTCGCAGCTTTGCCGAGCTCGAGGCGGCTGTGACATCGGCCTTCGCGGCCGACGGGCCGACCGTGATCGAGCTGCGGGAGGGCGCTCCGTTCCTGGGATAGGCCGCGGCGGGCGTCGCGGCCTACGCCACCTTCGCCTTGCCTGTGGCCCCGAACAGGCAGGCGATCATGATCATCACGGCGCCGGCGATGGTCCACAGCGTCGGGATCTCGGAAAAGAACAGGAAGCCGAAGGTCACGGCCCAGAGGAAGGCGGAATATTCGAGGATGCCGAGCTTGCCGGCATGGGCGCGCGAATAGGCCCAGGCCAGGCACAGATGGCCGCAGGTGCCGAGCAGGCCGGCGATGACGAAGACCATCAGATGCGCGCGGGTCAGCGGCTGCCACTGCACCGCCATGACCGGCAGCGCCAGCAGCATCGCCCAGGCGTTCGACAGAACGACGATGGTCATGGTCGAATCCTTGGCGCTCTGCTGGCGCATCAGCACCATGGACAGGGCATAGAAGAAGGCGCAGGCGAGCGCCGCGACGAGGCCAATGGGATCGAAGGCGTGGCTGGCGCCGCTCTCCTGGCCGCGGGCGATGACGATGACGCCGACCAGGCCGACGGCGAGGGCGACCATGGCGCGCGGGGCGACCGGCTCCTTGAGGATCAGCCGGCCCAGGAGCGCCATCAGCAGCGGCGCCATGAAGGTCAGGGCGATCGCCTCGGCCAACGGCAGCCGGGCGATGGCGACGAAGAAGCAGGTCGCGGTGCACAGCACGACCACGGCGCGCCAGAGGTTGCGCCGGACCGCCGGCCAGCCGGGCGTCGCGCCGCCGAGGGCCAGGAAGGCGATGACGGCGAACAGCGCGCCGAAGCCATAGCGCAGGCCCACCACCTGACCGATGGGATAGGTCGCCGTGACCAGCTTCATCAGCGCGTCCATGCAGGACATGATGGCGACGCCGAGGCCCGCGACCATCACGGGGCGGAGGGAGTCCTCGGTCCTCATGGCGCGGCCGGACGCAGCTCGAAGCGGCCCATGGCTTCGCCGTCGGGCGCCTGGCGCAGGAGGATGGCGTTGGGGGATGGCATGGGTCGGGATCTCGCACCGAGCAGCATCTCGTGGCTTCAGCCACGAATTGATTTTGCGCGAGAACGCAAAACCAATGCTGCTCAGACTGCCAAATGTAAGCAGGTTCGGGAGAACCTGCTTTGGGGTGATAGCCGGCCGCGATGCGCGGGACAATCGACAAAGCTTGATGCGAGCAATCAGGAATCCGATTGGTCGCCGGCGGTCCGTGCGCGGGCGCACAATCCCCGCGACGAAACGCCTCTATGGTCAATCACCCGTGCATCGCCCGGCAAATGGCGCTATGACCGCCCGGGACCGTTCGATCCGAATGCGAGCCAGCTATCCGCATGCCCAGGACCTACACCGCGATCTTCGAAGAGGCCGTCGCCGCGCTGCAGCGCGAGAAGCGCTACCGCGTGTTCGCCGACATCGAGCGCATCGCGGACCGCTTTCCCAAGGCGCTCTGGCACGGGCCGCAGGGGCCGCGCGAGATCGTGCTGTGGTGCTCGAACGACTATCTCGGCATGGGCTGCCACCCCGCCTCGATCGAGGCGATGGCCGCCACGGCCCGCAGCCTCGGCACCGGTGCCGGCGGCACGCGCAACATTTCCGGCACCAGCCATCCCCTGGTGCTGCTGGAGCGTGAGCTCGCCGACCTGCACGCCAAGGAGGCGGCGCTCGTCTTCACCTCCGGCTACATCTCCAACCAGTCCGGCATCTCGACGCTCGCCAAGCTCCTGCCGGACTGCCTGATCCTGTCCGACGCGCTGAACCACAATTCGATGATCGAGGGCGTGCGCCAGGCCGGCCGCGAGAAGGTGATCTTCCGCCACAACGACGTGGAGCACCTGGAAGATCTCCTGCGCGCCGCCGGCACGGAGCGCTGCAAGCTGATCGTGTTCGAGAGCCTCTATTCCATGGACGGCGACGTCGCGCCGATCGGCCGGATCTGCGACCTCGCCGAACGCTACGGCGCGATGACCTATATCGACGAGGTGCACGCGGTCGGCATGTACGGCCCGCGCGGCGCCGGCATCGCCGAGCGCGACGGCGAGATGGGCCGCCTCGACGTGATCGAGGGCACGCTCGGCAAGGCCTTCGGCGCGCTGGGCGGCTATATCGCCGCAGCGGCGCCGATCGTCGATGCCGTGCGCTCGCATGCGCCGGGCTTCATCTTCACCACGGCCCTGCCCCCGGCGGTGGCCGCGGCGGCGACCGCCTCGATCCGCCACCTCAAGACTTCGAGCGCCGAGCGGCAGGCGCAGCAGGCCAATGCCGCCAGGACCAAGGCCGCGCTCGCCGATGCCGGCCTGCCGGTGGCGCCGACGCCCACGCATATCGTGCCGGTGATCGTCGGCGATCCCGAGCTGTGCAAGGCGGCCAGCGACCTCCTGCTCGCCGAGCACGGCATCTACATCCAGCCGATCAACTATCCCACCGTGCCGCGCGGCACGGAACGCCTGCGCATCACCCCGACGCCGTTCCACACCGACGCGCTGATCGCCGACCTCGCCGACGCCCTCGTGGCCGTCTGGCGCAAGCTCGGCCTGCCGCTGCGCGAGCACGCCCTGGCGGCCGAATAGGACCATCGGCCTCGGGCCGCGTCAGGGCCGCGGCTCGGACAGGACGATCCGCACGAGGTCGGCGGCATTGCGCGCCCCGAGCTTCTCCATGATG
It includes:
- the hemA gene encoding 5-aminolevulinate synthase, translated to MPRTYTAIFEEAVAALQREKRYRVFADIERIADRFPKALWHGPQGPREIVLWCSNDYLGMGCHPASIEAMAATARSLGTGAGGTRNISGTSHPLVLLERELADLHAKEAALVFTSGYISNQSGISTLAKLLPDCLILSDALNHNSMIEGVRQAGREKVIFRHNDVEHLEDLLRAAGTERCKLIVFESLYSMDGDVAPIGRICDLAERYGAMTYIDEVHAVGMYGPRGAGIAERDGEMGRLDVIEGTLGKAFGALGGYIAAAAPIVDAVRSHAPGFIFTTALPPAVAAAATASIRHLKTSSAERQAQQANAARTKAALADAGLPVAPTPTHIVPVIVGDPELCKAASDLLLAEHGIYIQPINYPTVPRGTERLRITPTPFHTDALIADLADALVAVWRKLGLPLREHALAAE
- a CDS encoding DMT family transporter, which produces MVAGLGVAIMSCMDALMKLVTATYPIGQVVGLRYGFGALFAVIAFLALGGATPGWPAVRRNLWRAVVVLCTATCFFVAIARLPLAEAIALTFMAPLLMALLGRLILKEPVAPRAMVALAVGLVGVIVIARGQESGASHAFDPIGLVAALACAFFYALSMVLMRQQSAKDSTMTIVVLSNAWAMLLALPVMAVQWQPLTRAHLMVFVIAGLLGTCGHLCLAWAYSRAHAGKLGILEYSAFLWAVTFGFLFFSEIPTLWTIAGAVMIMIACLFGATGKAKVA
- a CDS encoding ABC transporter ATP-binding protein: MPGEQPGAAGGRAAVELVAVSKTYEAAGAHPVVDTLSLTIRPGEFFTFLGPSGCGKTTTLRMIAGFEAPSGGKVLLDGRDVSGLPAHRRNVNTVFQSYALFPHLTVEDNVGFGLAVKRVPRAQRRERVLKALEMVRMAHAAARKPSALSGGQQQRVALARALVNEPSVLLLDEPFGALDLKLRREMQLEVKEMQRRLGITFVFVTHDQEEALTMSDRIAVMSAGRIRQVDDPVGIYERPADRFTAGFIGEMNMLAARVTAVGAGGAEIEVAGATFRLACPPGLATGAAVTLAMRPEGLLVGRADTAGGAILAGTVVDAIYVGTDRRYVVRIASGETLIVRVQNTAAGGGAILRAGEAVALTCPPGAVRLLPD
- a CDS encoding 5-guanidino-2-oxopentanoate decarboxylase; translated protein: MSDAISCGSRLMQLLSAYGVDTVFGMPGVHTLEAYRGLEAAGIRHVGVRHEQGAGFMADGYARMSGRPGVCLLISGPGVTNAATPIGQAYSDSVPMLVITSVAANKDLGMGRGRLHEITDQARVTEPLTAFSAVAGDPQQVREHVARAFALFEARRARPVHISIPLDVFKAPDDQPVRRRTAHRRAAPDPEAVEAAAALLAGAARPVIIAGGGSLGASAALVALAERTGAAVVPTIAGKGVIPDSHPLALEATLDRAATQALIAAADVVLCVGTELAEPDIWLDGPLPLGGPLIRIDIDPAVLARDYDAAVALEADAGLALAALVEALPERPRPGPDRAAAVAGVRAAERAALTPLERKHIRVLEALRRAVPPEGVVYSDMTQLAYTGYAFYPCETPRRWFFPAGYGTLGYALPAAIGGQIAAPGRPVMVVVGDGGFQFTLQELGTAVEQKLPIPIILWNNDSLAQIRDGMVARKIPTIGVDQHNPDFLKLAEAYGCRTAGPRSFAELEAAVTSAFAADGPTVIELREGAPFLG
- a CDS encoding HpcH/HpaI aldolase family protein — its product is MAEALDRFAVWLSTPHQAMMEIARDIGYRHIVLDIEHGLFDLEATDRIVALGKALGLTMHAKVLGPEAIPIQQALDMGCDSVIIPHVGDVDHARRVTLSTKYPPLGTRSFSGTRPARYNAVKPDYYERENAATRCYPMVESAAALRDIEAILALPTVDGVFVGPSDLSLDSGRGAYRNTDADKADLARIAAAAKAAGKPWIMPAWTRAERDFAGTLGADLLVVADEFGSIMTGLLDAAR
- a CDS encoding RraA family protein encodes the protein MPITSYRIADVPAQIDAALLARFARVEAATIGHYLHDRFMRNDLRPLIEGARVAGTAVTVSIAGADSTLLYHAMDRVRPGDVLVIDRCGDERHAPWGGFMAAVAKIRGLAGVIVDGAVTDPAAIREAGVPTWARGVSPITTKLLNLGGGFNIPVACGGVAVNPGDAVLADDCGIVVLPPDQVAGITAVALADQEDEGGWLRRVAAGERLQDLVDVADMIAERRRLDEAAHG